One window of Equus caballus isolate H_3958 breed thoroughbred chromosome 3, TB-T2T, whole genome shotgun sequence genomic DNA carries:
- the RASSF6 gene encoding ras association domain-containing protein 6 isoform X1, giving the protein MAMMPHQGSSWIFVNERTFITREQLNSLLETYNIFYENQKNLHILYGQTEDGKLIVEGMLDIFWGVKRPIQLKIQDEKQIPSFTASKSPDVFSKRGMTRWGEFDDLYHISELDRTQIPVPEATNSQEDYLSYHSSTLKPRAGKEPESPLLYRTMSEANLVRKRMKPPMMDRKDRQNHRASINGHFYNHETSIFTPAFGSETKVRINSNMRTEEVIKQLLKKFKIENSAQDFALYIIFATGEQKRLKKTDIPLLHRLLQGPSSKNARIFLMDKDAEEISRDVAQYINFHFSLLESILQRLNEEEKREIQRTVTKFKTEKAIILKCLQSKRVVKTETTV; this is encoded by the exons ATGGCTATGATGCCTCACCAGGGCTCTTCTTGGATCTTCGTCAATGAGAGGACATTCATTACCAG gGAACAGCTTAATTCTTTATTGGAGACCTATAACATTTTTTATGAGAACCAGAAAAATCTGCATATTTTGTATGGACAG ACTGAAGATGGTAAACTAATTGTTGAAGGAATGCTGGACATTTTCTGGGGAGTGAAACGGCCTATACAGCTGAAAATACAAGATGAGAAGCAAATCCCTTCTTTTACTGCGTCGAAGTCACCAGATGTCTTTTCCAAAAG GGGAATGACACGCTGGGGGGAATTTGATGATCTTTATCATATTAGTGAGCTGGACAGGACCCAGATTCCAGTGCCTGAAGCAACGAATTCCCAGGAAG ATTATTTATCTTATCACAGCAGCACTCTGAAGCCTCGTGCAGGTAAAGAGCCAGAATCCCCACTGCTCTATAGAACCATGAGTGAAGCAAACCTGGTGAGAAAAAGGATGAAGCCTCCAATGATGGacagaaaagacagacaaaaccATAGGGCCTCTATTAATGGGCACTTTTATAACCATGAA acaTCAATTTTCACTCCAGCTTTTGGATCAGAAACTAAGGTCAGAATAAACAGTAATATGCGAACTGAAGAAGTAATAAAGcaacttctcaaaaaatttaag ATTGAAAACAGTGCCCAGGATTTTGCACTTTACATAATTTTTGCAACAGGAG AGCAGAAACGGCTAAAGAAGACAGACATTCCGCTACTGCATAGGCTCCTACAGGGACCTTCCTCAAAGAATGCTCGCATTTTCCTCATGGATAAAGATGCAGAAGAAATTAGCAGAGAT gtgGCTCAGTACATTaacttccatttttctctcctggAATCCATCCTTCAAAGattaaatgaagaagagaaaagagagattcaAAGAACGGTAACGAA ATTCAAAACAGAAAAGGCTATTATACTGAAATGTCTTCAAAGTAAACGGGTAGTGAAAACAGAGACGACAGTTTAG
- the RASSF6 gene encoding ras association domain-containing protein 6 isoform X2, with product MLDIFWGVKRPIQLKIQDEKQIPSFTASKSPDVFSKRGMTRWGEFDDLYHISELDRTQIPVPEATNSQEDYLSYHSSTLKPRAGKEPESPLLYRTMSEANLVRKRMKPPMMDRKDRQNHRASINGHFYNHETSIFTPAFGSETKVRINSNMRTEEVIKQLLKKFKIENSAQDFALYIIFATGEQKRLKKTDIPLLHRLLQGPSSKNARIFLMDKDAEEISRDVAQYINFHFSLLESILQRLNEEEKREIQRTVTKFKTEKAIILKCLQSKRVVKTETTV from the exons ATGCTGGACATTTTCTGGGGAGTGAAACGGCCTATACAGCTGAAAATACAAGATGAGAAGCAAATCCCTTCTTTTACTGCGTCGAAGTCACCAGATGTCTTTTCCAAAAG GGGAATGACACGCTGGGGGGAATTTGATGATCTTTATCATATTAGTGAGCTGGACAGGACCCAGATTCCAGTGCCTGAAGCAACGAATTCCCAGGAAG ATTATTTATCTTATCACAGCAGCACTCTGAAGCCTCGTGCAGGTAAAGAGCCAGAATCCCCACTGCTCTATAGAACCATGAGTGAAGCAAACCTGGTGAGAAAAAGGATGAAGCCTCCAATGATGGacagaaaagacagacaaaaccATAGGGCCTCTATTAATGGGCACTTTTATAACCATGAA acaTCAATTTTCACTCCAGCTTTTGGATCAGAAACTAAGGTCAGAATAAACAGTAATATGCGAACTGAAGAAGTAATAAAGcaacttctcaaaaaatttaag ATTGAAAACAGTGCCCAGGATTTTGCACTTTACATAATTTTTGCAACAGGAG AGCAGAAACGGCTAAAGAAGACAGACATTCCGCTACTGCATAGGCTCCTACAGGGACCTTCCTCAAAGAATGCTCGCATTTTCCTCATGGATAAAGATGCAGAAGAAATTAGCAGAGAT gtgGCTCAGTACATTaacttccatttttctctcctggAATCCATCCTTCAAAGattaaatgaagaagagaaaagagagattcaAAGAACGGTAACGAA ATTCAAAACAGAAAAGGCTATTATACTGAAATGTCTTCAAAGTAAACGGGTAGTGAAAACAGAGACGACAGTTTAG